One segment of Urocitellus parryii isolate mUroPar1 chromosome 5, mUroPar1.hap1, whole genome shotgun sequence DNA contains the following:
- the Slf2 gene encoding SMC5-SMC6 complex localization factor protein 2 isoform X2 yields the protein MTRRCMPARPGFPSSPAPGSSPPRCHLRPGSTAPAAAGKRTESPGDRKQSIIDFFKQASKQDRHMLDSPQKSNIKYGGSGLSITGTEQFERKPSSPKKSKPKRVSSEKSPILEALMKGVNKEHHKDRDVHESRRPCVSLGSKYLSKGTNIYVPSSYRLSKEMKSLKKKHRSPERRKSLFTHENSREKNDRDRGKANSDSKKQAMVREAEIFKNGSRSLSSRSSLSRHHPGESPLGAKFQLSLASYCRERELKRLRKEQMEQKINSENSFSEASSLSLKSSSMGRKCTPRQEQSKHNDVIPGKSNLSNLENGHLSRKRSSSDSWEPNSGSKNKFPDKRKRNSVDSDLKSTRESVIPKAKESILEKRPDGPHQKEKFIRHIALKTPGGVLRLEDISKEPNDETDHSSTSLAPSNSGYHSSRNSDQIRVASTKETKIQKPHLSLPQEKSTIKKASNLQKNKTASSVTSKETKLLPLLSHVPSAGSSRVPLNAKNCTLPVPKKDKERSSSKECSGHSTESSKHKEHKAKTNKADSNVSSGKITGGSLRSECGTSTKSPPAVLEVVPCIPSPTEPSDKTPSDKESSGNSNAGSSALKRKLRGDFDSDEESLGYNLDSDEEEETLKSLEEIMALNFSQTPATSGKPPALSKGLRSQSSDYTEYVHSGTYTNTLDRLVKEMEDTQRLDELQKQLQEDIRQGRGIKSPIRIGDQDSTDDEDGLLEEHREFLKKFSVTIDAIPDHHPGEEIFNFLNSGKIFNQYTLDLRDSGFIGQSAVEKLILKSGKTDQIFLTTQGFLTSAYHYVQCPIPVLKWLFRMMSVHTDCIVSVQILSTLMEITIRNDTFSDSPIWPWIPSLSDIAAVFFNMGIDFRSLFPLENLQPDFNEDNLVSETQTTLGEKGSEDSSYKPIFSTLPETNILNVVKFLGLCTSIHPEGYQDREIMLLILMLFKMSLEKQLKQIPLVDFQSLLINLMKNIRDWNTKVPELCLGINELSSHPHNLLWLVQLVPNWTSRGRQLRQCLSLVIISKLLDEKHEDVPNANNLQISVLHRYLVQMKPSDLLKKMVLKKRAEQPNGTIDDSLHLELEKQAYYLTYILLHLVGEVSCSHSFSSGQRKHFVLLCGALEKHVKCDIREDARLFYRTKVKDLVARIHGKWQEIIQNCRPTQGQLHDFWVPDS from the exons ATGACAAGGCGCTGCATGCCCGCTAGGCCAGGTTtcccctcatccccagccccggggTCGTCGCCCCCGCGCTGCCATCTGAGACCCGGTAGTACCGCCCCTGCTGCAGCGGGAAAGAGAACAGAGAGTCCTGGGGACAG gaagcagTCAATTATAGATTTCTTCAAACAAGCTTCAAAACAAG ATAGACATATGTTGGATTCTCCACAAAAATCAAACATCAAATATGGAGGAAGTGGATTGTCCATCACTGGGACAGAGCAATTTGAAAGGAAACCATCCTCACCAAAAAAATCTAAACCCAAAAGGGTGTCATCAGAGAAAAGTCCTATTTTAGAAGCTCTCATGAAAGGTGTTAATAAAGAGCATCATAAAGATCGTGATGTACATGAGTCACGTCGACCTTGTGTGTCACTAGGCTCCaaatatttatccaaaggaacaAATATCTATGTTCCTTCTTCATATCGCTTGTCAAAAGAGATGAAGTCACTAAAGAAAAAACATCGGTCTCCAGAGAGAAGGAAATCACTGTTCACTCATGAAAATAGCAGGGAGAAGAATGATAGAGATCGAGGCAAGGCGAATTCAGACTCTAAAAAGCAGGCCATGGTGAGAGAAGCCGAAATCTTCAAGAATGGCTCCAGAAGTCTTAGTAGCCGGAGCAGCCTATCCAGACACCACCCAGGAGAAAGCCCATTGGGAGCTAAGTTCCAGTTGTCACTAGCTTCTTACTGCAGAGAACGGGAGCTGAAGAGGTTGAGAAAGGAGCAAATGGAgcaaaaaatcaactcagaaaATTCTTTCTCTGAAGCAAGCAGTCTTTCCTTAAAATCTTCTAGCATGGGAAGAAAATGTACACCGAGGCAGGAACAAAGTAAACATAATGATGTCATACCTGGAAAGAGTAATCTTTCAAATCTG gAAAATGGacatctctcaagaaaaagatcCTCTTCTGATTCATGGGAACCTAATTCAG GTTCTAAGAATAAATTCCCTGacaagagaaaaaggaactctGTGGACTCAGATCTGAAAAGCACAAGAGAATCTGTAATACCGAAAGCAAAAGAGTCCATCCTTGAGAAGCGTCCTGACGGACcacatcagaaagaaaaatttataagaCATATTGCACTGAAGACACCTGGTGGTGTGCTGCGCTTGGAAGATATATCCAAGGAACCAAATGATGAAACTGATCACTCCTCCACAAGCTTAGCACCTTCAAATTCTGGCTACCATTCTTCCAGGAATAGTGACCAAATCCGTGTGGCAAGTACCAAAGAGACTAAGATACAGAAACCCCACTTATCGTTACCTCAGGAAAAATCTACAATTAAAAAGGCTAGCAaccttcagaaaaataaaactgctagCTCTGTGACATCAAAAGAGACAAAACTTCTACCTTTGCTCTCCCATGTTCCAAGTGCTGGTTCTTCTCGGGTACCATTAAATGCTAAAAATTGCACTCTTCCAGTTCCTAAAAAAGATAAAGAGCGTTCCTCATCTAAAGAATGTTCTGGGCATTCTACAGAATCCTCCAAACACAAGGAACACAAAGCAAAGACTAATAAGGCTGATTCTAATGTATCTTCAGGGAAAATTACTGGGGGATCTTTACGTTCAGAATGTGGCACTTCTACAAAGTCTCCCCCAGCTGTTTTGGAAGTTGTGCCATGTATCCCAAGCCCTACAGAACCTTCAGATAAAACCCCTTCAGATAAAGAGAGTTCAGGAAATTCCAATGCAGGTAGCAGtgcactgaaaagaaaattaaggggTGATTTTGATAGTGATGAAGAAAGTTTAGGTTATAACCTAGACAGTGATGAGGAAGAGGAAACCTTAAAATCACTGGAAGAAATAATGGCCTTGAACTTCAGTCAGACTCCTGCAACTTCAGGAAAGCCTCCTGCTCTTTCTAAGGGGCTTAGATCTCAGTCATCAGACTATACA gAGTATGTTCATAGTGGAACTTATACAAATACTTTAGACCGTCTAGTGAAAGAGATGGAAGACACACAAAG GCTGGATGAACTGCAGAAGCAACTACAAGAAGACATAAGGCAGGGCCGAGGCATTAAATCACCAATCAGAATCGGAGATCAAGACAGTACAGATGATGAGGATGGCCTCTTGGAAGAGCACAG GgaatttcttaagaaattttcAGTTACAATTGATGCTATTCCTGATCATCATCCaggtgaagaaatatttaattttctcaactCTGGGAAAATTTTCAATCAGTATACCTTGGATTTAAGAGACTCTGGTTTTATTGGACAAAGTGCTGTAGAAAAGCTTATTCTCAA atcGGGAAAAACAGATCAGATTTTTTTGACAACACAAGGTTTCCTCACCTCTGCTTACCATTATGTTCAGTGTCCTATACCTGTATTAAAGTGGCTGTTTCGG ATGATGTCAGTTCATACAGACTGTATTGTGTCAGTGCAAATTTTAAGTACGTTGATGGAAATAACAATTAGAAATG ATACTTTCAGTGACTCACCAATTTGGCCTTGGATCCCATCATTGTCTGATATAGCAGCTGTGTTTTTCAATATGGGgattgattttagatctttgttTCCTCTGGAGAATCTTCAACCAGACTTTAATGAAGACAATCTAGT TTCTGAAACACAGACAACATTGGGGGAGAAAGGAAGTGAAGATTCATCTTATAAGCCAATTTTTTCAACTCTTCCTGAAACCAACATTTTAAATGTGGTTAAG TTTTTAGGCTTGTGTACATCCATACATCCAGAAGGTTACCAAGACCGTGAAATAATGTTGCTGATTTTGATGTTgtttaaaatgagtttggaaaaaCAGCTGAAACAGATTCCTCTAGTTGACTTTCAGAGCCTCCTGATAAACCTGATGAAGAATATCAGAGATTGGAACACAAAG gtACCTGAACTCTGTCTGGGCATAAATGAACTCTCCAGCCATCCTCATAATCTTCTGTGGTTGGTACAGCTAGTCCCTAACTGGACATCACGTGGAAG GCAACTCAGACAGTGCCTCAGTCTAGTGATAATTTCAAAGCTTTTGGATGAGAAACATGAAGATGTCCCAAATGCCAATAATCTGCAG ATATCCGTCCTGCATCGATATCTTGTGCAAATGAAACCTTCTGATTTGTTGAAGAAAATGGTCTTAAAGAAAAGGGCTGAACAACCAAATGGCACTATTGATGACAGTCTTCATTTAGAACTTGAAAAGCAG GCATATTACCTGACCTACATTCTTCTTCATTTAGTTGGTGAAGTTAGttgttctcattctttttcttctggacAACGG AAGCACTTCGTGCTACTCTGTGGGGCTTTGGAAAAGCATGTTAAATGTGATATTAGGGAAGATGCAAGACTTTTTTACAGAACTAAg GTGAAAGACTTGGTTGCCAGGATACATggaaaatggcaggaaataattCAGAACTGTCGGCCTACTCAG
- the Slf2 gene encoding SMC5-SMC6 complex localization factor protein 2 isoform X1, producing the protein MTRRCMPARPGFPSSPAPGSSPPRCHLRPGSTAPAAAGKRTESPGDRKQSIIDFFKQASKQDRHMLDSPQKSNIKYGGSGLSITGTEQFERKPSSPKKSKPKRVSSEKSPILEALMKGVNKEHHKDRDVHESRRPCVSLGSKYLSKGTNIYVPSSYRLSKEMKSLKKKHRSPERRKSLFTHENSREKNDRDRGKANSDSKKQAMVREAEIFKNGSRSLSSRSSLSRHHPGESPLGAKFQLSLASYCRERELKRLRKEQMEQKINSENSFSEASSLSLKSSSMGRKCTPRQEQSKHNDVIPGKSNLSNLENGHLSRKRSSSDSWEPNSAGSKNKFPDKRKRNSVDSDLKSTRESVIPKAKESILEKRPDGPHQKEKFIRHIALKTPGGVLRLEDISKEPNDETDHSSTSLAPSNSGYHSSRNSDQIRVASTKETKIQKPHLSLPQEKSTIKKASNLQKNKTASSVTSKETKLLPLLSHVPSAGSSRVPLNAKNCTLPVPKKDKERSSSKECSGHSTESSKHKEHKAKTNKADSNVSSGKITGGSLRSECGTSTKSPPAVLEVVPCIPSPTEPSDKTPSDKESSGNSNAGSSALKRKLRGDFDSDEESLGYNLDSDEEEETLKSLEEIMALNFSQTPATSGKPPALSKGLRSQSSDYTEYVHSGTYTNTLDRLVKEMEDTQRLDELQKQLQEDIRQGRGIKSPIRIGDQDSTDDEDGLLEEHREFLKKFSVTIDAIPDHHPGEEIFNFLNSGKIFNQYTLDLRDSGFIGQSAVEKLILKSGKTDQIFLTTQGFLTSAYHYVQCPIPVLKWLFRMMSVHTDCIVSVQILSTLMEITIRNDTFSDSPIWPWIPSLSDIAAVFFNMGIDFRSLFPLENLQPDFNEDNLVSETQTTLGEKGSEDSSYKPIFSTLPETNILNVVKFLGLCTSIHPEGYQDREIMLLILMLFKMSLEKQLKQIPLVDFQSLLINLMKNIRDWNTKVPELCLGINELSSHPHNLLWLVQLVPNWTSRGRQLRQCLSLVIISKLLDEKHEDVPNANNLQISVLHRYLVQMKPSDLLKKMVLKKRAEQPNGTIDDSLHLELEKQAYYLTYILLHLVGEVSCSHSFSSGQRKHFVLLCGALEKHVKCDIREDARLFYRTKVKDLVARIHGKWQEIIQNCRPTQGQLHDFWVPDS; encoded by the exons ATGACAAGGCGCTGCATGCCCGCTAGGCCAGGTTtcccctcatccccagccccggggTCGTCGCCCCCGCGCTGCCATCTGAGACCCGGTAGTACCGCCCCTGCTGCAGCGGGAAAGAGAACAGAGAGTCCTGGGGACAG gaagcagTCAATTATAGATTTCTTCAAACAAGCTTCAAAACAAG ATAGACATATGTTGGATTCTCCACAAAAATCAAACATCAAATATGGAGGAAGTGGATTGTCCATCACTGGGACAGAGCAATTTGAAAGGAAACCATCCTCACCAAAAAAATCTAAACCCAAAAGGGTGTCATCAGAGAAAAGTCCTATTTTAGAAGCTCTCATGAAAGGTGTTAATAAAGAGCATCATAAAGATCGTGATGTACATGAGTCACGTCGACCTTGTGTGTCACTAGGCTCCaaatatttatccaaaggaacaAATATCTATGTTCCTTCTTCATATCGCTTGTCAAAAGAGATGAAGTCACTAAAGAAAAAACATCGGTCTCCAGAGAGAAGGAAATCACTGTTCACTCATGAAAATAGCAGGGAGAAGAATGATAGAGATCGAGGCAAGGCGAATTCAGACTCTAAAAAGCAGGCCATGGTGAGAGAAGCCGAAATCTTCAAGAATGGCTCCAGAAGTCTTAGTAGCCGGAGCAGCCTATCCAGACACCACCCAGGAGAAAGCCCATTGGGAGCTAAGTTCCAGTTGTCACTAGCTTCTTACTGCAGAGAACGGGAGCTGAAGAGGTTGAGAAAGGAGCAAATGGAgcaaaaaatcaactcagaaaATTCTTTCTCTGAAGCAAGCAGTCTTTCCTTAAAATCTTCTAGCATGGGAAGAAAATGTACACCGAGGCAGGAACAAAGTAAACATAATGATGTCATACCTGGAAAGAGTAATCTTTCAAATCTG gAAAATGGacatctctcaagaaaaagatcCTCTTCTGATTCATGGGAACCTAATTCAG caGGTTCTAAGAATAAATTCCCTGacaagagaaaaaggaactctGTGGACTCAGATCTGAAAAGCACAAGAGAATCTGTAATACCGAAAGCAAAAGAGTCCATCCTTGAGAAGCGTCCTGACGGACcacatcagaaagaaaaatttataagaCATATTGCACTGAAGACACCTGGTGGTGTGCTGCGCTTGGAAGATATATCCAAGGAACCAAATGATGAAACTGATCACTCCTCCACAAGCTTAGCACCTTCAAATTCTGGCTACCATTCTTCCAGGAATAGTGACCAAATCCGTGTGGCAAGTACCAAAGAGACTAAGATACAGAAACCCCACTTATCGTTACCTCAGGAAAAATCTACAATTAAAAAGGCTAGCAaccttcagaaaaataaaactgctagCTCTGTGACATCAAAAGAGACAAAACTTCTACCTTTGCTCTCCCATGTTCCAAGTGCTGGTTCTTCTCGGGTACCATTAAATGCTAAAAATTGCACTCTTCCAGTTCCTAAAAAAGATAAAGAGCGTTCCTCATCTAAAGAATGTTCTGGGCATTCTACAGAATCCTCCAAACACAAGGAACACAAAGCAAAGACTAATAAGGCTGATTCTAATGTATCTTCAGGGAAAATTACTGGGGGATCTTTACGTTCAGAATGTGGCACTTCTACAAAGTCTCCCCCAGCTGTTTTGGAAGTTGTGCCATGTATCCCAAGCCCTACAGAACCTTCAGATAAAACCCCTTCAGATAAAGAGAGTTCAGGAAATTCCAATGCAGGTAGCAGtgcactgaaaagaaaattaaggggTGATTTTGATAGTGATGAAGAAAGTTTAGGTTATAACCTAGACAGTGATGAGGAAGAGGAAACCTTAAAATCACTGGAAGAAATAATGGCCTTGAACTTCAGTCAGACTCCTGCAACTTCAGGAAAGCCTCCTGCTCTTTCTAAGGGGCTTAGATCTCAGTCATCAGACTATACA gAGTATGTTCATAGTGGAACTTATACAAATACTTTAGACCGTCTAGTGAAAGAGATGGAAGACACACAAAG GCTGGATGAACTGCAGAAGCAACTACAAGAAGACATAAGGCAGGGCCGAGGCATTAAATCACCAATCAGAATCGGAGATCAAGACAGTACAGATGATGAGGATGGCCTCTTGGAAGAGCACAG GgaatttcttaagaaattttcAGTTACAATTGATGCTATTCCTGATCATCATCCaggtgaagaaatatttaattttctcaactCTGGGAAAATTTTCAATCAGTATACCTTGGATTTAAGAGACTCTGGTTTTATTGGACAAAGTGCTGTAGAAAAGCTTATTCTCAA atcGGGAAAAACAGATCAGATTTTTTTGACAACACAAGGTTTCCTCACCTCTGCTTACCATTATGTTCAGTGTCCTATACCTGTATTAAAGTGGCTGTTTCGG ATGATGTCAGTTCATACAGACTGTATTGTGTCAGTGCAAATTTTAAGTACGTTGATGGAAATAACAATTAGAAATG ATACTTTCAGTGACTCACCAATTTGGCCTTGGATCCCATCATTGTCTGATATAGCAGCTGTGTTTTTCAATATGGGgattgattttagatctttgttTCCTCTGGAGAATCTTCAACCAGACTTTAATGAAGACAATCTAGT TTCTGAAACACAGACAACATTGGGGGAGAAAGGAAGTGAAGATTCATCTTATAAGCCAATTTTTTCAACTCTTCCTGAAACCAACATTTTAAATGTGGTTAAG TTTTTAGGCTTGTGTACATCCATACATCCAGAAGGTTACCAAGACCGTGAAATAATGTTGCTGATTTTGATGTTgtttaaaatgagtttggaaaaaCAGCTGAAACAGATTCCTCTAGTTGACTTTCAGAGCCTCCTGATAAACCTGATGAAGAATATCAGAGATTGGAACACAAAG gtACCTGAACTCTGTCTGGGCATAAATGAACTCTCCAGCCATCCTCATAATCTTCTGTGGTTGGTACAGCTAGTCCCTAACTGGACATCACGTGGAAG GCAACTCAGACAGTGCCTCAGTCTAGTGATAATTTCAAAGCTTTTGGATGAGAAACATGAAGATGTCCCAAATGCCAATAATCTGCAG ATATCCGTCCTGCATCGATATCTTGTGCAAATGAAACCTTCTGATTTGTTGAAGAAAATGGTCTTAAAGAAAAGGGCTGAACAACCAAATGGCACTATTGATGACAGTCTTCATTTAGAACTTGAAAAGCAG GCATATTACCTGACCTACATTCTTCTTCATTTAGTTGGTGAAGTTAGttgttctcattctttttcttctggacAACGG AAGCACTTCGTGCTACTCTGTGGGGCTTTGGAAAAGCATGTTAAATGTGATATTAGGGAAGATGCAAGACTTTTTTACAGAACTAAg GTGAAAGACTTGGTTGCCAGGATACATggaaaatggcaggaaataattCAGAACTGTCGGCCTACTCAG